The window ATTCACTGATTTACCTCAGTATAAATAACACTAAACACTTTCGTTTTAATTTGTGAAGGCTAAATTACTACAAGAATTTGTTGTTTCTTTGTATTTGCTAAGGTCATAGACAATCTATCTTTGTATTTCGTTTCCTATTTAGCTAACTAAAGCGTTGCGTCCACTACGTTGGCATCGGAGCGTACTGACCATAAGGATCTGatcttttgtattaatttctagGACGCCTAACTTCCGATTCAGCGGATGCAGtaccatagaaattaatacaaagtaaaaaaaaacggtTTGTACGCTCCCATTCCGTCGCAGTGGACGCGCAGCTTACAGCTTCAAAGTCCAAGGCATGGCTAATATAAAGAGAAGGAGTATTACTTTTTCTGATATATAGTAAATAACTCAATTATTACATGATTATCATCAATGTTTTACATAGAACCcagtacaatatttttctcaaatgtTTGTGTTAACTGATAACATTTAACATCCCTTCCGGTCtgatacatattaataataaaccaagggtataaaattatgaatgaataacTTTTATATGTTGTAATGATAAcatgattattttgtttcaaggttgaaaaaacatttaacatgGTATCAAGAGCATTGAACCTGTATGAGGACCCAAACacggcgccgcgcccgccactCAGTGACATTGAGTTTAGAGCATTCCTGGATACTGTTGGACAAATCACTAACACCTCCAAACTGAGAGAAGTCATCTATTGTGGGGGAATTGATCCAAGCCTGAGGTTTGTATGAtacatagattatttttttatgagtatacagtaaatatacttaatagATTCCTTAATTTAACATCATATGAATTTAATCATAGACTTCTTTACTTCAACGtaataaatgacataataacTTAGTTTTGTTATAGTTTGATGTATTTTTCACTGTCGAATATTTCGCAGATATAATAGAAAGGTAAAACTAATAGTTTGGCAGAAAATATATTCATGTTGCTCTATTTCTAGGAAAGTTGTTTGGAAGCACATACTAAATGTATACCCTGATGGTATGACAGGCAAGGAAAGGATGGACTATATCAAAAAGAAGGCAAATGAATATTATGGGCTTAGAGCTCGGTGGAAAGATTGTATTCAGAAGGGAATGGTGGgtacatacttattttataacatcattTCAATACCTCCCTTAGACAGTTGAGGAATAGTATAACAATCAATGATCTTATTTACAGGTAAATCCTGACTTAGCCTATGTGACGGGCATGGTTCGGAAAGATGTGTTAAGAACTGACAGGCATCATAATTTCTATGCGGGCAGTGACGACAATCAGAACATCGCATCTCTCTTCAATATATTAACGACGTAAGTTGCTTTGACACAGTAATATTACTCTAATAAAGTCTTTATTGCGTTACTTTACTTTATGGAGATTAGTACCTACTAATTGGGGTGTCTTGTTTGTTCAGGTACGCATTAAATCATCCGACTGTAAGTTATTGCCAGGGCATGTCCGACTTAGCGTCCCCGCTATTAGTGACGATGGGTGACGAGGCTCACGCGTACATTTGTCTCTGTGCTCTAATGACACGTTTATATCCCAATTTTCTGCTTGACGGTGAAGCTATGACGCTCAAATTTTCACATCTCACCGAATCCCTTCAAGTTTATGACCCGGACTTCTACAACTATCTTAAATCACAACAAGCTGACGATTTACTTTTCTGCTATCGATGGTTACTGCTAGAAATGAAACGCGAATTCGCATTCGACGACGCTCTTAGGATGCTCGAGGTTCTATGGGCGTCGTTACCGCAAAAGACTCCTACAATAGAActgtctttaaaagaaaaagaattcGATCCGTCTATAGAAGTAGACGACGATCCTCCGCCATTGAGTCCACTGATTAAAGCGCCGCGGGAGAATGCTTACACTAAAGTATGTGCGATAAGACGACAGAGTTCAAGTTTCAGTCTGGCACACGTAAAGGCACCCAAACTTGGTACCTGCAAACCGATGAACCATAGCCTCGACGAAAATGCAACACGTAAAGTTGTAACTAATTCTTCTCTTCGACATTCCAAGGAATTTCAGAGTTTAGATGATGCCGCTCTGCAGCTACAAAAACATAAGTTAGATAGATATGAGACCgacaagaataaagaaaatagtatttcaCCTAAAGAATCTAAATTTCACCGAGGAAGAAGTATGAAAAGTGTGCCGGAACATGAGAAAGCACAACAAACTCAGGACACGCACGGAGCGTGGTCCAGCACTGGTAATTTGATGAACGGAACATCGCACGGTGATGCTAAAGACACACCTCTAGGCAATCAAATAAGACTATTAAGAGACAAGATCTCTGTACACAACAATAAATTCTTCTCTTCTCTGGATAAACTCGACGACACTGTTAGTATAGACTCCACCAGCAAACCTAAAGTTAAAATGATCAAAAACTTGAACGAGTTCTTAAATTTTGCGACAGGAAGTAAAGTAGGTGCCGTTACTcaagaaaaattacaaagaaCCCATTCTGTTATGGAGAAAACCTCTCCAAAGGAATGTCCAAGAATAACTCTCACCAAAACATCAATGGACGATGTAAATTTACACAATACCAAGACTGATAAAGCAAATAAACTGAACAAGAACATTTATTCGGACACAAACGACGGAAGCAGTCCTGATGACTCACAGGAGTACTATCCCATGACGACGTCTATGACGAGAGAACTAAGACTTGAACTGGAACATTTAGATCGCCAAGTTTTTGGGCCATCGTATATAAACAGGTGTAGCATGATGTGTGACTCGCCCTCAGACTCAACTAGTACTGATGACAAACCGACGCATGACTGTACTGAAATTAAGCAGGATATCACGGAAGTACGACCATCGGTACCAGAGTTTTTAGAAACTGTAAAGAAGTCGCCTTTACTTGAGACCGGCAGGTCGAACGCAAGAAGCGCTGAAGATATCTATTTATGGGAGAATCCGTTGCATAGAAATACACCCACGACGCGAACCACCGCCAGCTGCCCCCAGACGCCCGATGAACAGGCCGAATTAGATTTCGATGGGGATACCGGGGAAATATTTGAGGAGCATTCGGGAAAAAAGTCTGTCACTCCGATAAGACTGTTGAGAAAAAATCAATCACTAGAACCCCAGGAATTATACCGAGATACTAAACAATCTAATACACATTCCAGTGAATCAGAATCTTCGGAAAAAGATGTACTGGATCCAAACTTgcaaaatacgaaaaataatatGGGACAGAACAATAACACTTCAAGGTCTCAAAAATTCTTCTCTAGCATGTCACAGGAATTAGAAAACGCAAAAAGAAATTGTGAGTCTCTTCTAAATGCCAAACAATCAAATTTACACAGTGTTGCGTCAACTATAAACAGTTTTCAGAAGAAATACGAAGCATTCAAACCCCCAATTCAAAAAACTGCAAGTGTATCATCGGTGACGAGCGAGGGGTCGACCAAGAGCAGCGTGACCAGTCTCCCACCACCCACTGTGTTCGGTGGCGGCAATCCTTTCTTGATGTTCCTATGTTTGACTGTTTTACTACAACATAGAGACTACATCATGAGAAATCGTATGGATTATAACGAACTCGCGATGCATTTTGACAAAATGGTTCGCAAACACAATGTGAACAGGGTATTGAACCAGGCGCGACAAATGTATGCGATTTATTTGAAGCAGCAAGCACATAAGACTGGCGATGTTACTACTTAATACTATGACGGGAAGatctcttataataattatattgctcataagttataattttggtcattataatattatgtattaaaacacCAGTAGCATAAGTATTACTATGTTAGTAACAAGATATTTAATCCCAATTTTCTGTAAGGTATCTATAATGTCTAATAATTTTAATCTCGCGTCCAGCTTTATTGAGTAGCAAGTATATCACAGTTGGACAGTACTTTGTGACTGAACCAggttacacaataaataatttgaagagCTGCTATTAATTTGTGCTGACTGTACTGCACTGTATTAAATTTATCGACTATAATGCAAAATTTCAAACTTGTAATATCTtctattcattatatttatattcttctcTATCAAACAGTTTATCAAgcaagttaaatattttgtgtatctatgtgtatgtgtagttcttaatattgtatattttaatgacaattCCAAAGAGcctttatttgataaatgattgtgatattttatttttcttattgcttattttatgacaataaattaaagattttacattatttttagcttatatttattaacttttttatttcttaatggTATTATTGTTGCATCCATGCTCTGATGTATGAAAGAATTCtagtctttttaataaaatgcaatattgAATTTGCTTTCCGGCCTATGCATTTATACTTgtacttattattgttataaccaATAAACTCGTCTCCATTATGCAATTCATTGAATACAGTTTGTGGAATGCTACGATttagtattgtaaataaacaatcattCAGACTAGTCAATAATGTCGTTATTTTCCCTTTTCTAATACTGTAAGACTTGGTAAttagctagtaataaataatcgTAAACTTTAAACACATGTAGCGGATATTGCAGATCGTATATTTCTCGATTGTACAGTCTGCTTAGAAATCTGTATAGAGAAATTTTCAATTTTGCTTTTTATGAAAACATCAATTTAGTAACTGCTATTAGTCCACAAACAATGAGTCATGGTCACTTAGGAGTTCATTTGACTATTGTCTTTGATAAACTCAAAaatgtgagaatgtatgtacatactttCAAATGAATTAGAAAACACATTTCAACTGTGCAAGCTTGGCTCTAGGTCTTCTTTTCATTCATGTTGAAAGACGGGTTGTCCACAGGGAAAATAAAAGACAAATTGTCTCTAAATACTGGTTAATTTATTGACGCCTTATGTCTACATTTCACTATCTTACTGACTAAACAACAAATATCACATTCTTTGAGTGTCTTTCGTCTCAGTCGAAGATATCGAGATTTTCAATGGTGTCTACTTTacactttttaatttagttttct of the Anticarsia gemmatalis isolate Benzon Research Colony breed Stoneville strain chromosome 3, ilAntGemm2 primary, whole genome shotgun sequence genome contains:
- the LOC142987546 gene encoding uncharacterized protein LOC142987546 yields the protein MFGYSKEAVRVKVKKCEGKLQPELRKFSVDPQITSLEVLQSILVKAFDIKSDFTLSYRSVDEYGQEIYLPLLSDWDLDAAFLKAHNIALTQRSEPCVQLKVDMKPFAEASEDWEPPSVSPTTPLVNQNYKEPTVAPAQQQLEKQETQTGLQGMIMNQVEKTFNMVSRALNLYEDPNTAPRPPLSDIEFRAFLDTVGQITNTSKLREVIYCGGIDPSLRKVVWKHILNVYPDGMTGKERMDYIKKKANEYYGLRARWKDCIQKGMVNPDLAYVTGMVRKDVLRTDRHHNFYAGSDDNQNIASLFNILTTYALNHPTVSYCQGMSDLASPLLVTMGDEAHAYICLCALMTRLYPNFLLDGEAMTLKFSHLTESLQVYDPDFYNYLKSQQADDLLFCYRWLLLEMKREFAFDDALRMLEVLWASLPQKTPTIELSLKEKEFDPSIEVDDDPPPLSPLIKAPRENAYTKVCAIRRQSSSFSLAHVKAPKLGTCKPMNHSLDENATRKVVTNSSLRHSKEFQSLDDAALQLQKHKLDRYETDKNKENSISPKESKFHRGRSMKSVPEHEKAQQTQDTHGAWSSTGNLMNGTSHGDAKDTPLGNQIRLLRDKISVHNNKFFSSLDKLDDTVSIDSTSKPKVKMIKNLNEFLNFATGSKVGAVTQEKLQRTHSVMEKTSPKECPRITLTKTSMDDVNLHNTKTDKANKLNKNIYSDTNDGSSPDDSQEYYPMTTSMTRELRLELEHLDRQVFGPSYINRCSMMCDSPSDSTSTDDKPTHDCTEIKQDITEVRPSVPEFLETVKKSPLLETGRSNARSAEDIYLWENPLHRNTPTTRTTASCPQTPDEQAELDFDGDTGEIFEEHSGKKSVTPIRLLRKNQSLEPQELYRDTKQSNTHSSESESSEKDVLDPNLQNTKNNMGQNNNTSRSQKFFSSMSQELENAKRNCESLLNAKQSNLHSVASTINSFQKKYEAFKPPIQKTASVSSVTSEGSTKSSVTSLPPPTVFGGGNPFLMFLCLTVLLQHRDYIMRNRMDYNELAMHFDKMVRKHNVNRVLNQARQMYAIYLKQQAHKTGDVTT